In Desulfoferula mesophila, the genomic window ACCTGGTACAGCACGCCGACAAGATCCGGGTGCTGGCCTTCGGTACCAAGAAGCCCTTCCCCAACCTGCCCGCGGTGCCCACCTTCGAGAGCCTGGGCTACAAGATCTACGCCTCCATCGACCGCGGCGCGGCCGCGCCTCCCAAGACCCCGGCCGCCATTATCAAGGTCCTGCAGGACGCCTTCCTGAAGATCTCCAACGATCCCAAGGTGCAGGAGCAGATGAAGAAGGACGGCTTCGTGCCCCTGTCCATGGGCGCCGCCGAGACCAAGGCCTACATCGCCGAGAAGGTCAAGGAATGGGGCCCGGTGGTCAAGGAATTCAAAAAGTAACCTCCCACGTTTTTAGTGTCCCGCGCCGGAGCCCGCTAGGGGCTCCGGCGCCCAAAGAATTGGGGGCCCCCCATGTTTGATGTCGCATTTCAGGGCCTGCTACAGGTTTTTCTGCCCCACAACTTCCTGGTGCTGTTCATCGGGGTGTTCATGGGCATCGTTTTCGGGGCCCTGCCCGGGCTCACGGCCACCATGGGTCTGGCCCTGTTGGTGCCCTTCACCTTCACCATGTCCCCCGCCGCGGGCCTGATCATGCTGGCCGGCATCTACGTGGGCGCCATGTACGGCGACGCCATCCCGGCGGTGCTCATCAACACGCCGGGCACCCCGGCGGCCATCGCCACTACCTTTGACGGCTTTCCCTTGGCCCAAAAGGGCATGGCCCAGCACGGCCTGGTGGCCGCGGCGGTGGCCAGCGCCTTCGGCTCCCTGGTGGCCAACATGGTGTTGGCGGCGGCCGCGCCTCCCCTGGCCGAGGTCTCGCTGCAGTTCGGCCCGCCCGAGTATTTCTGGTTGGGCATCTTCGGCCTGACCATCATCAGCACCCTGTCCACGGGCAACATGTTTAAGGGCTTTTTGGCCGGCACCATCGGCATGCTGCTCTCGGCGGTGGGCATGGCCGACCTGGGCGGAGACATCCGCCTGACCTTCGGCTTTCCCGAGTTGCAGGGCGGCATCGAGCTGATCGTGGCCCTGATCGGCTTCTTCTGCCTGCCCGAGATTCTCAGCAGCGTCATCGGGCAGCGTCGGGCCGCCTACACCGAGGAGGCCTCCAATCCCAAGCTTTCTGTGGTGTGGGAGGTGATCAAGAGCCTGTTGGGACGCCCCTGGCTGTTGATCCGTTCCTCCATCATCGGCACGGTGGTGGGTTTCGCCCCCGGCGCGGGCGGCAACATCGCCAGCATGGTCTCCTACAACGAGGCCTGCCGCTGGGACAAGCACCCCGAGG contains:
- a CDS encoding tripartite tricarboxylate transporter permease, encoding MFDVAFQGLLQVFLPHNFLVLFIGVFMGIVFGALPGLTATMGLALLVPFTFTMSPAAGLIMLAGIYVGAMYGDAIPAVLINTPGTPAAIATTFDGFPLAQKGMAQHGLVAAAVASAFGSLVANMVLAAAAPPLAEVSLQFGPPEYFWLGIFGLTIISTLSTGNMFKGFLAGTIGMLLSAVGMADLGGDIRLTFGFPELQGGIELIVALIGFFCLPEILSSVIGQRRAAYTEEASNPKLSVVWEVIKSLLGRPWLLIRSSIIGTVVGFAPGAGGNIASMVSYNEACRWDKHPEEYGKGTIKGVAASEAANSAMAPGSLIPLLTLGIPGSPPAAVILGALMLHGMKPGAELFSEHATVTFAFIMGLLVAAFLVTIIGSFGSFVFARIINIPSRYLAPAIVFMTVLGSYAIRNNMLDVWIMFIFGIIGYVSSKLKFHPAPIVLGLILGPFVEEGLVQSMLAGKAEGGTLSYMVLRPISGVLIALCLMSLLWPAYAAWRAKHRKPDDVCQVPLEKLEASDEE